The Elusimicrobiota bacterium genomic sequence AAGTTTTTGCCCGACGGCGGTGAGCACTGTTATTCGTGCAGAAAAAAACCTTTGTATCACTTTGAATTCATCCGCTCAGCCGGGGAATTCAAAGGTGTTTTAAGAGAATTGATACACAAATTTAAGTATCAGAACAAAGATTACTGCGACCGCATTTTCGGCCGATTGTTTGAAAATCTTTTAGACAAAGAAAAAATAATGAAGGAAGTTGATTGTGTTGCGGCGGTT encodes the following:
- a CDS encoding double zinc ribbon domain-containing protein, with protein sequence MHKYITKTLNRVSNLLFPITCINCGCGLPENDYLRICQKCFLKIELIKEHYCSKCGKFLPDGGEHCYSCRKKPLYHFEFIRSAGEFKGVLRELIHKFKYQNKDYCDRIFGRLFENLLDKEKIMKEVDCVAAV